The following nucleotide sequence is from Leopardus geoffroyi isolate Oge1 chromosome D4, O.geoffroyi_Oge1_pat1.0, whole genome shotgun sequence.
cgagctggggatggggacagagaggaagagagaggatcccaagcagtctccacactcagcaggtGCTCCACCTGGGGCTAGATAGGAACCTGagtcaatatcaagagtcagaggcttaactgacccagTCACACAGGtaccctgattttattttttaagtaatctctacacccaatatggggcttgaacttacaaccccaagatcaagagtcacatgtgccACTGACTGAGCCCGCTAGATGTCCCTGCAAATGCGATTTTACCTGGGTAAGGATGAAAACCTTCTCACCCTCCAAATCCAGATCAGAATCTCTAGGCATGAAGGGAGGTGGCTTACAAAAGATGAGATTTTTGCCTTAACCTAGTAAGCAACCTTCAAAATTCGGATACCCCTACAGGAATGATTAGGGTGTGCTCGGAAAAAACTGGTTGATAACCTCAGATTCCTCCCagttcttttaagtaatctctatacccaggacggggcttgaactcactaccctgaggtcaagactcacatgctctaccaactgagtccgCTAGGCCCCACTTCTGTAGTTTTAAGTCATAGTTCCCGCTCTCAGGAAACCTGGCTTAGGTAGTCAAAATGTGCTAACTAAAACCATGTGCAAGGAGAGTTCTTTTGGGGATTCAATGACCGGAGACTTACACAATAAAGTAGAAATGGATTGGAATAGATGGTAAGGCAATCCCTCCTTAAGCAGGTTTTGTGTACCAGGTTTAAGTATGGATTTAACGGGACACAGTGAGGGGCTGGGATACAGCTATGTTCCAGGAAGATCCACTTGGCAAGCAGTACACAGAAGCTAGGGCAAGCAGAGATGAGGCAAAAAACTGAGCTCAAAGGAAGCCACAGGAGTCCAGATGGGACTTGAGAGTTTAGCTGAGTAGTGCTCATGGGAGTTAAGAAAGGATGTTTCTtttgtggaaaaggaaaaaccaccAGATCTAGTGACTACCGGGGTTGTACCTTTATGAAACGTTATTTAtaaattcatgatttaaaaagttCTGTACATTAGAGAATATAGCGTTGTGGCTGAGATCACAAAGGTAATAGCTCTCCTTGATAGAGTTTCAGAGTTTATACTTGAAAGCATTTCGAACGGTGCCAGCCTCATAGTAGGGACTCCATAAATGTTGAGTCATTGAGCGACTAGTACGCATAGGTTGCCCAGCAGAGCCATGAAAACCTCTTGTTGTGGTCGAAGAGCAGCATCTGCTGGCCATCCAAGGTAACGCAGGATCCCGTGTTTACAAAGATCTGGGCGGGTCCACATGTCAAGAACTCTTTGAGGCAGGATCAGTGGGTCCTCCCCAAAAGCATACTATAAACAAGCAGGATGAAAGGGAGTCACCACTTTTAACAAGAATGTTCTTTATTTATACAAAGCGTTATAATTTTCCTCAATAGTCTTCACTCAGTCGTCAACAAACTTTTGGCTGTATTCGTTTAACAAATTAACAGTGTCAAACTACATACACCTCACTACCTGTCAACCTCCAAGCGCTCAACttagagacaaacaaaaaagtgctTGGGGCACCACatgtcaagggaaaaaaaaaataagatcaacaGAGTTACTTTAGAAGCAGTTAAAGGGGTTggcttttgggggtggggattaGATTCCTGAGCACCATCAAATTTCTGCCCTTTAAGCAGGTTATCAAAGTTTCTGGGTTGGCAGAtgtgagaaaaggagggagagagaaagtggaatggggaacagaagagaggcagaagagagacaggaagggagaagcACAGAGGGACCAAATGTGCATAGAATAAAGTTTGGAACTTGTCAGGAAttggaagaatgaaaaaattaaagccGCAAGCTTGGGAAATGGACTACAAGAAGAGAAAGCCTGGAATTTTATACCTTCCAGGAGGTGACAATAAAGCGATACAGTGGCAGGCAGTGAGGTGCAACTAAGACCAAaccatctgtgtttttttttccattttgtttttgtggggtttttctgtttgttttggtaaGAGTAAGATATTAGCACACTTGCTTGACTAACTCCACTCTACACTGCTGCTTTAAAAGCTTATGAGGCCAGAGAGCAGCCACCCCAGCAGGCCAAATGCCTACCAGGCAATATAGAGGGGCTGCAAGCCAGTGGGTCTGTGGAAATCAAAATTCAATGTTACCTTGAAGTGAAGAGACAACAGATTTCATTATTCTCCTATAGTCTTTTAGTACTTTCCTAAAGCTAAACCATTCTAACCACTTGTAATAATAAGCTAGTATTGCCATATCCTGTACAGTCACAACCGGCTGACCATGCTCAAAGCCCCAATTTTTCCTGAGCTTTGACTGCCTCTGTGATCTGGAACACAGCAGGCAGCATGGaagttattattacttttttgggggtggggtcagAAGGGAACTGGGGATCAAAAACTGCCTAACCACGTATGTAAGGAAACAGGAGAGATCAGATTGACTAATTACATTAGCCGCCCAGAATCCCTCTCGCCTAAAAGTCATTACCTTCAGACTGATTTAGCAACACAGGACCCTGCTACTCAGATGCTCTGACGGAAGTGCTGGTTTTGATGATGATTCAGTcgtcagtttttattttgatcttctCAGGCTTTTCTGGCTAAGACTACTCTGACCAGCAGGGAAAAGCTTCTCACAAACGTACCACATGTCAGGGTGGTACTTTCCAGCGTGCCACAGTCTTCCCATCCCGTTAGTtgtccacttcctcctcctcattcGGCTCTTCTTCTTCCAGCCTGTCCTCGTCTTCATCGTTGTCCTCATCCCTGCTCTTGTCTTGCTCTTCTGaatctgtttttttgtctttgtccttcttcttttgctctgaagcttccttcttgcctttctgCTCTCGCCTGTAGGCTGtaaggaggaaggtggggggttAGGAGGCAGGGCTGAACCAAGCAGACTGCAACAGCTAACTCCACTGTATAACTGGAAAAgctggggcagagaaggaaaaatacaaatcagatcTGAGGCGGTGCCAACGGAATGGATTCTGAGTCACGTCCAATACTTGTTTCCTGTTCTCACAGGGACCCAAGCGGAGAAGACTCAGGGCCAGGTGAGCAGGTGACACAGGATGAACATCTACTTGGCTGAACAAAGAAGAGGGTCATTACCTTCCAGAGCTTCTTTCAATGGGGTAACGAACCGCTGGAACTCCATCTCTTCCATGGCTGAGAGCACGTCACTGGCATTCAGTGTCTTGCGTTTCCCTTTCATCGCGAAGTTGttggcactgaaaaaaaaaaaaaagacaaaagggtTTCAGGGGCCGTCAGACCCCCTCTTGCCGCCTATGGGGTGGGTGGAAAAGGGGCACCAGAGGTGGTACGGAAAAGCCTAGATCTCAgatgcagggatttttttttgtgaCGTGGTTAAGTCCCTCCCTTCCCCGTACAAAAGGGTTAAAGCAAAGCAATTTTGTTGCTTTAGTTTGCTTCAGACCTTGCAACAACTGGATGAGGGCTGAACTTTCCCGCACGGGGGTAGGACACGATTACTGGGGTCTGGGCCCCAGGCCGCGGACTCCGGGGGCAGGTCTCTGCGACCCCCTTACGCCTCAGCCCAGCTAGGTTCTGGCTAGCTCAGCTTGCCTCACCAGGAAGTGGCGTACAGCACGAAGACGCTGGCGGCGCGGGAGATGGCGCTGCGAGCCTCCTTGGAGATGTTGACACCGTCcgggagctggaaaaagaaggtGGGTGAATAAAGCTGCCGGCCCAGGACCTGCTTCCTCTGCTGCCCGCTCGTCCGGCCCTGGCCCATCCGCCCGCCGAAGCTGCTCACCGCCTCCTTGATGATCCTGGTGATGACGGCATTGGGCAGGTTTAGGTCCTCGGGCCTCTCCGCCATTGCCGCCACCGGCACCCGCACCTCGGTCTCAAGCGTCTTCTTCAGGCCGCTACGGCGTCCGGACTTCCCGCGTCCCCGCAGTCTGACCCAAAGAGGCTTCCGTCCCGCCCCACGTTGCCCACACGGTGTCCCACAGTGCCCCGCGCGCCATAGCATCCCTCCTCACCCAGccccgcctccgcctccgcctcgAGTCGTCCAAGGATCCGAACTTTCCACGCCGCTACGGTTTTGGCCCGCCCGGGCTTCCGTCCGACCCCACGGGGACTCAGGGTCCCTTCCCATGCTCGTTTCTCTGCTTCACACCGCCACCACGTCTGGAGCCTTCTCATCGGATCAAGTATGGCTCACTGGAGCTTCCGTCCCTTTCCCACAGTGCTCTGTGCCGCTGCCTGGCAACGGCGCTGTGGGAGACCGAGGCTAGGACCGAGCGGACGGGGCGGGGCTCCTCTTCCAACGGAAGGCGGGGCCTGGAGGGCGGGGCCCTGCCTCTTCCACCCGGTCTCTGGAGGGGACCGGTTTTCGGAGTGCGCTACGGCGTCCCGGCAGTTTGGCCTGGCTTTTGGTAGCGCGGCCTTCCGAGGCCAGACTTTCCCACTTCCCTTTTGCGGAACGAAGCGGGTATCTTTTTTCGATTCTACGGGACCTGATGTCCATCTTTAATCTTTTCACCCCTCCCAACTTTGTAATCGCATTAAGGATGTTTGTCGCCCAGAATTGTTGAACGCAGACTTCTTTGCCGGTACAGCCCTAACGCTGGCGACATAGAAATGGGCATGACTAGACCTCGGGCCTCAGTTCGGGCTTGTCAGGTAACGAAAGGGCAGTAAGCAGCCGGTGTAAGAATAACGCGACAGTGCCTTCCATTCAAAACCAAACCctgttaaaattgtatttattttttagttcattGAATTGAGGATCATACATCTTTCCCAGTCAAACACATTACCATGGTTTTGCAGTGGTTTCTAAGTTGTATCATTTTCATGTACGTAGAAACTGTCCTCATTCCCACTGAGCACcaatggttttttttcccttgaaacaTGCTCTCACGTCACCCTTAATGTTCCtgctttgaaatatatatatatttattttgagtaatcGCTACAGGCAACCTAGGGCTCAGGCTTAGGATGGGAGATGGAGAGTctcatgttctaccgactgagccagccaggcatcccaatttTCCAGCTTTTGACAGAGACATGAGTGTGGAGATCTACTTCCTTATCATGAGAAAAACAAGAGCAACTGCAATGATAAAGGGCAATGGAAGTAGCATTGGTTAGACATTATAGGGTTTGGTGGCTGACCTCTCCATCTGGATAGAACAATAGGTCTGGTTTAAAGCTACCAGGAGACGCTTAGCTCCATCCAATTGCTATCTAGTCAGAATTGGGACCACCGTGTTGTCAagtattttgatctttttttttttttttttaatttttttttcaacgtttatttatttttgggacagagagacagagcatgaacgggggaggggcagagagagagggagacacagaatcagaagcaggctccaggctctgagccatcagcccagagcccgacgcggggctccaactcccggaccgcgagatcgtgacctggctgaagtcagacgcttaaccgactgcgccacccaggcgccccaagtattttGATCTTTAAGAGGAACCAGAAATCTGAACATTGTGGactatttccattaaaaaaaaatggctcaaaGTGCAGATCAGACAAAACGAGTCATGGGACAGGTGTGATCCCATCCCAATAGGTCACTATCTTTGGTCTAATTTATAGGCTCTTCAGAACAGGGACTTATTTTGTTCATTACTGTTCTCTATGCCTGTAACAGGTCCCATCACATATTTGACAGTCAATGAATGCGttgaataaaaagaagaagaaattgataCTGTCTTTAAAAAGTTATCAGGGATCACGTGGTAGTGATTGCCTAAAATATTTCCGGAGAGAGAAAGATGATACTACTCATCGAGCCCCTATTGTATATGATACATAAAAGTACATTTCCTTTAATGCTCTTCAATTCTACTTCGAGATTTCCCATTCCCTCTTTATATGAGGAAGCAAGCTGAGggaggtgaagtcacttgcctAGGACCATACAGCCAGTAAATGGAAAGCCAGAGGCCTCTGATGTGACTGCAAGTCTACTGTCTTGATGTTTGAGTAAACCCGCTTATTTCTGGTGGGTATTTTCGTTGCCTGTTTGAGAATTGGAGCATCTTGAAAAATGAAGCACGTTTTCCAAAGGTTCAAGCCATCTAAAGGCATGTCAAGCACTTCTGTGACTGCCTTAGTTCTAATTTGATAAGGCTTTTTGGAGATGGTGGTGTCTtgtccctaatgattaatgaaggggaaaaggaaaggatgcTAATACTTAATTTTGaactctatgcttttttcaaatttatttttcttaaatacaaaacAGCTCTAAATAATGAAGGTGAGTTTAGTCAGCCTCGCTTCTTCCTTAtaagaccttttattttttaatattttatttttatttttgagagaaagagagtgagcagggtgggggcagagagagagagagagagagggagagagacaggatccaaagcaggctctttgctgacagcagagagcccgatgtggggctcgaactcacaaaccgtgagatcatgacctgagctcaagctGGATGCtaaacctactgagctacccaggtgccccaccagatCTTTTCATATCCATTAACTAATTTTTATAATGACTCTGTGAAATAggcttatcctcattttacagataaagaaccTGAAGCTCAGATTGCTTAAGTGCCAAGTAGGAGACATGAAGTCAGTTGGCTCCAAAATCTCTAGCCCCCTCCATTTCGTGCTGAGCCGTTTTCATACTTGCTTGTTAGCcaggcttctttttaaaaaatgttaattctaaAATACTTAACATGcagagttatattagtttcaggtgtacaatatggtgattcaacaattgtatacatttctcagtgctcatcacaatataCTCTTAGTCCCTTTTACCTATCTCACCCTTCCCcaagcccccacctcccctctgataaccatcagtttgttgtctacaGTGAAGAGtctcttttttggtttgtgtctttttttttctttgtccgtttgttttgtttcttaaattgcatatataagtgaaattgtatggtatttatctttgacTTTTTCAGCTCTCTTATCATTATagtctctagatccatccatgttgttacaagtggcgagatttcattcattttttaaaaatgtggggagcaaatgggggaagggcagagagagaaggagcaagagaatcctaagcaggctttatgttgtcagtgcagagcctgatgcagggctcgaactcaggaaccgtgagatcatgacctgagctgaaatcaagagtcggatgtgtaactgactgagccacccaggtgccctttattctttttaatggctgagttgCTTgttacctaattttttaaaaatattcatttttgagagagagagagagagagaaacagagtgcaagcaggggaggggcagagagagagggagacacagaatctaaagcaggctccaggctttgagctatcagcacagagcctgttgtgggtctcgaactcataagctgtgagatcatgacctgagcccaagttggatgtttaaccgactgaaccacccagacgccccacttGTTACCCAATTCTTAATTATCCTATGACCATCACTTATGTATATGGGttcaatagaaatattttatgctttgagTCCAAATTAAGATCTGGACGTCACGGCTAATGTATAATATGCTCTGATTATGTGGTTGTTACTCTAGAGGGCTGGAAAGCTGTGTGATTGGCTTTTGTCCTAAACCAGTTGTAGCTATGGACTTGCCAGATGAGAGCCAGTGGGATGAGACCACCTGCAAGTTGGCTGTTTGTCAGCATCCACAGTGCTGGGCAACGATCCGCCGGGTTGAGAGGGGCCACCCTCGAATCCTGGGCCCTCCCTGCAAAACAGCTCTGAATAATGAAGGTGAATTTAGTCAGCCCTGCTTCTTCCCTGTAAGATCTTTGAACTATTTTCGCTTGGCTCCCTTTTGACATTTTAcatgttttcctgtcttttttcttaGACAAATCCCCAGTGCTCACCATTGTAAACATCTCAGA
It contains:
- the POLE3 gene encoding DNA polymerase epsilon subunit 3; the encoded protein is MLWRAGHCGTPCGQRGAGRKPLWVRLRGRGKSGRRSGLKKTLETEVRVPVAAMAERPEDLNLPNAVITRIIKEALPDGVNISKEARSAISRAASVFVLYATSCANNFAMKGKRKTLNASDVLSAMEEMEFQRFVTPLKEALEAYRREQKGKKEASEQKKKDKDKKTDSEEQDKSRDEDNDEDEDRLEEEEPNEEEEVDN